CTTGGGATTCCCTTTTCCACCATTTTAAAGCCTACAAGTTTAGTCTTCAAACCTGCGAGCTTTTGCTTTTCAAGTGGCGCTTTACCGATAAAATCACCCTTTGAGAACTTAATAACCCACCCAAGCCCCGCTTCTAATGCCGAGGTGAGAGCCGTGATTTCATTGCCATAGAGGGAATATTTCATCTCTGTGCGTAATGTATCACGAGCGCCGAGCCCAATAGGCTGAACACCAAGATCTTCGCCTTTATTTAACAAATCGTTCCAAAAGCTAACGGCCTGAGCATTGGGAAGAAATACTTCATATCCATCTTCACCTGTATAGCCAGTACTGGCCACATACCAAGTCTGACCAAGTTGTGTATAAGTTTTAAACTCATTACGCTTAAGAGCTTCAACTTCCGCACCTAAAATATGCCCTAGAAGTTTTCGAGCCTTTGGGCCTTGAATGGCAATTTGTGCCCACTGAGCTGATTGGTTTTCAATAACAGCACCTTTATTATTACTGCTCATCCATTCAAAATCTTTGTCAGCATTAGAAGCGTTAACACACACGAGATAGTTCGTATTTTTTTCAATGCAATAAATAAAAATATCGTCGACCAAACCACCCTGAGGATTCAAAAGCAGTGAATATTGAGCTTGGCCATTTTCAAGTTTACTAACGTCGTTGCTCGTAAGCCACTGAAGTGTTTCAAGAGCTTTTGGGCCTTTAACGAAAATTTCGCCCATGTGACTTACATCAAAGAGTCCGACATTTTTTCGAACAGCTTCGTGCTCCTCAATGACACCTTTGTATTGAACAGGCATATGCCAGCC
This DNA window, taken from Oligoflexia bacterium, encodes the following:
- the gcvT gene encoding glycine cleavage system aminomethyltransferase GcvT produces the protein MSEIRKTVLNAEHIKLNGRMVDFAGWHMPVQYKGVIEEHEAVRKNVGLFDVSHMGEIFVKGPKALETLQWLTSNDVSKLENGQAQYSLLLNPQGGLVDDIFIYCIEKNTNYLVCVNASNADKDFEWMSSNNKGAVIENQSAQWAQIAIQGPKARKLLGHILGAEVEALKRNEFKTYTQLGQTWYVASTGYTGEDGYEVFLPNAQAVSFWNDLLNKGEDLGVQPIGLGARDTLRTEMKYSLYGNEITALTSALEAGLGWVIKFSKGDFIGKAPLEKQKLAGLKTKLVGFKMVEKGIPRHDYPLISFDNIEIGKVTSGTMSPTLKEPIGIGYVPVELSQEGKEFFVQIRGRNVRAHVVKTPFIQK